The Thermoclostridium stercorarium subsp. stercorarium DSM 8532 genome contains a region encoding:
- a CDS encoding M20/M25/M40 family metallo-hydrolase translates to MSERLWKTFSELVGIYSPSFREREFCDTLINYLTYVSDNILVDDAGKKINGNCGNLYCYVPGSINVPPLLFSAHMDTVEPAKGKRAVLHQNGDITSAGDTILGADDIAGISVILEAVLRLKEQNIPHRPLELLFPVAEEKYGAGSAVFDYSALKSKEAYVLDLGGEVGEAANAAPTILSFEIKIHGKAAHAGFAPKSGINAIAAAARAIANLYHGEPAPGLTFNIGRITGGEADNIVPSLCTVSGEIRSLSHDAVMAYWNTVKSVFIDETSKAGANIEATYRIELKAYETPLNSVVVRRFVRACGRAGIIPRIHSTFGGSDLNNFALHGITGLVIACGMHEAHSLREYSNIHELEKCVKLVMELITDREEMTYEDTSAIPANRI, encoded by the coding sequence ACATATGTAAGCGACAATATTCTTGTAGATGACGCGGGAAAGAAAATTAACGGCAATTGCGGTAACCTGTACTGTTACGTTCCCGGAAGCATAAACGTGCCACCGCTTTTGTTCTCCGCCCATATGGATACGGTGGAACCCGCAAAAGGAAAACGTGCAGTCCTTCATCAAAACGGAGATATCACTTCTGCGGGAGACACAATCCTGGGTGCCGACGACATTGCGGGAATCAGTGTCATCCTTGAAGCGGTTTTGAGACTGAAAGAGCAAAACATCCCCCACCGCCCCCTGGAGCTTCTTTTCCCTGTTGCGGAGGAAAAATACGGCGCGGGTTCTGCGGTTTTCGATTACAGCGCATTGAAATCAAAAGAAGCCTATGTGCTGGATTTGGGCGGCGAAGTCGGCGAAGCGGCGAATGCTGCTCCCACAATTCTTTCGTTCGAAATAAAAATTCATGGCAAAGCCGCACACGCCGGATTTGCGCCGAAAAGCGGCATTAACGCGATAGCCGCTGCCGCGCGCGCAATTGCAAATCTTTATCACGGGGAACCCGCTCCGGGGCTTACTTTCAATATCGGACGAATAACCGGCGGCGAGGCAGACAATATCGTTCCCTCCCTGTGCACAGTCAGTGGTGAAATCCGCAGCCTTTCCCATGACGCCGTAATGGCATACTGGAACACAGTCAAATCGGTTTTCATTGACGAAACATCCAAAGCAGGCGCAAATATCGAGGCAACTTACAGGATTGAGCTTAAAGCATACGAAACTCCGCTGAATTCGGTGGTGGTAAGACGTTTTGTCAGGGCATGCGGGAGAGCCGGCATTATTCCTCGTATTCACTCAACTTTCGGAGGCAGCGACCTGAACAATTTTGCGCTGCACGGGATCACCGGCCTTGTAATTGCCTGTGGAATGCATGAGGCGCACAGTCTTCGGGAATACAGCAATATACATGAACTGGAGAAATGCGTAAAACTTGTCATGGAACTGATAACAGACCGGGAGGAGATGACTTATGAGGATACCTCTGCAATACCAGCGAACCGAATATGA
- a CDS encoding C39 family peptidase, with protein MRIPLQYQRTEYDCGPTSLLNAISFLFDREEFPPDVLRHCMICTLDSYNDKGEAHKNGTSGMAMSFIACWLNEYARATKFPIRAEALTGNDVYIDENSPIIKALKAGAAAIVRVFLDCGHYVTLTGLTEEGIELFDPYYRDTPFSEAEIRIIDNKPFSANRLVSLRHFNREDDVPYAFGPVSSRVAVILYNTSKAKI; from the coding sequence ATGAGGATACCTCTGCAATACCAGCGAACCGAATATGACTGCGGTCCTACCAGCCTCCTTAATGCCATAAGTTTTCTTTTCGACCGGGAGGAATTCCCGCCTGACGTACTTCGCCACTGTATGATTTGCACACTCGACAGCTACAATGATAAAGGAGAAGCTCATAAAAACGGCACATCGGGCATGGCCATGTCTTTCATAGCCTGCTGGCTTAATGAATACGCCAGGGCGACAAAATTCCCCATCCGTGCCGAGGCACTGACCGGAAACGATGTTTACATAGACGAAAACAGCCCCATTATTAAGGCTCTTAAAGCCGGCGCCGCCGCAATAGTGCGGGTCTTTCTGGACTGTGGGCATTACGTTACTCTCACCGGTCTCACTGAAGAAGGAATTGAACTTTTTGACCCATATTACCGCGACACACCTTTTTCTGAAGCAGAAATAAGGATAATTGACAACAAACCCTTTTCCGCGAACAGACTGGTCTCTTTAAGGCATTTTAACCGCGAAGACGACGTGCCGTATGCCTTTGGCCCTGTAAGCAGCAGAGTGGCGGTGATTCTATACAATACCAGCAAAGCAAAAATATAA